In Halobaculum limi, one DNA window encodes the following:
- a CDS encoding lamin tail domain-containing protein, whose product MSWHTTLIIAAVVLLAGCTGGMAGSVDNTGAPDVSATETSTTTAAATPDGSLQIHFINVGQSASTLIIGPAGETMLIDTGDFRNDGEYTLEYLQQNGIDRIDHLVVTHNDADHIGGNAAVIEYYETEADGIGAIYDPGIAASTQTYERYLDAVEEYNVDLFEVREGDTLPFEDVETRVLGPPDPYLDTDSRNENGIVLHFTFGQTSLLHTGDSEEKQEAYLVDEYGETLDATIYKAGHHGSDSSSSAELLDLVSPEVAVISSAYDSQYGHPHEEVLERFGERSIPTYWTATHGSVVMVSDGSTVSVRTQAAAPTDPLAIREGDPVEPGSTMPVEERAVITPDGVEEQTATGTETATATPTPTQTAIPDGGSDPGALALVEIHADAAGTESENLNDEYLVFENTGDSELDLSGWTVADAADHVYTVPEGTTLAPGGQVTLHTGSGTDTETDLYWGAAAPVWNNGGDTVTVRTADGTVVIQEDYN is encoded by the coding sequence ATGAGCTGGCACACGACACTTATCATCGCGGCCGTCGTGCTCCTTGCGGGCTGTACGGGGGGAATGGCGGGCAGCGTTGACAACACAGGTGCACCGGACGTCTCAGCGACAGAAACATCGACAACGACTGCAGCGGCCACACCCGATGGGTCACTTCAGATCCACTTCATTAATGTCGGCCAATCCGCGAGTACGCTGATCATCGGGCCGGCGGGTGAGACGATGCTGATCGACACGGGCGACTTCCGCAACGATGGGGAGTACACCCTCGAGTACCTCCAGCAGAACGGCATCGATCGCATCGACCACCTGGTCGTCACGCACAACGACGCCGACCACATCGGAGGGAACGCGGCCGTCATCGAGTACTACGAGACGGAGGCGGACGGCATCGGCGCGATATACGACCCCGGTATCGCCGCGAGCACGCAGACGTACGAGCGGTATCTCGACGCCGTCGAGGAGTACAACGTCGACCTCTTCGAAGTCCGTGAAGGAGATACCCTCCCGTTCGAGGACGTTGAGACGCGGGTCCTCGGACCGCCGGACCCGTATCTCGATACTGACTCCCGAAACGAGAACGGGATCGTCCTCCACTTCACGTTCGGACAGACGAGCCTCCTCCACACGGGCGACTCGGAGGAGAAACAGGAAGCGTACCTCGTCGACGAGTACGGCGAGACACTCGATGCGACCATCTACAAGGCGGGCCACCACGGCAGCGACAGCAGTTCCAGCGCCGAGTTGCTCGACCTCGTGTCACCGGAGGTTGCGGTCATCTCGAGTGCGTACGACTCGCAGTACGGCCACCCGCACGAGGAGGTGCTCGAACGCTTTGGCGAGCGGTCGATTCCAACCTACTGGACCGCCACGCACGGATCCGTCGTGATGGTGAGCGACGGCTCGACAGTGAGCGTCCGGACACAGGCGGCGGCGCCGACCGACCCGCTTGCCATCCGCGAGGGCGACCCCGTCGAGCCGGGGAGTACGATGCCTGTTGAGGAACGGGCAGTGATCACTCCAGATGGCGTGGAAGAACAGACGGCGACTGGAACCGAAACAGCGACTGCGACACCAACGCCCACACAGACAGCAATCCCTGATGGGGGCTCCGATCCAGGAGCACTCGCACTTGTCGAAATTCACGCGGACGCCGCAGGCACGGAGAGCGAGAATCTCAACGATGAGTACCTCGTGTTCGAAAACACCGGCGACAGCGAACTCGACCTCTCTGGGTGGACAGTTGCCGACGCCGCGGATCACGTGTACACTGTTCCGGAGGGAACGACACTTGCCCCCGGTGGGCAGGTCACGCTACACACAGGGAGTGGGACTGATACTGAGACAGACCTGTACTGGGGTGCAGCTGCACCAGTCTGGAACAATGGTGGCGATACAGTGACCGTTCGCACTGCAGACGGGACGGTTGTGATTCAGGAGGATTACAACTAA
- a CDS encoding type II toxin-antitoxin system HicA family toxin: MSRTTFTGREVAKVLMKFGYEPKSRTGSHLTLEYVNPDTGEVRQATVPLHGEIPRGTLASIAEQCGAEEFHSFCEWIDDHC; encoded by the coding sequence GTGAGTCGGACGACGTTCACAGGTCGAGAAGTCGCGAAGGTGCTGATGAAATTCGGATACGAACCGAAGTCACGAACTGGGAGTCATCTCACGCTGGAGTACGTCAACCCGGACACTGGCGAGGTTCGACAAGCGACTGTCCCTCTTCACGGGGAGATTCCCCGTGGGACTCTTGCGAGCATCGCAGAGCAGTGTGGTGCAGAAGAGTTTCACTCGTTCTGTGAGTGGATTGATGACCACTGTTAG
- a CDS encoding type II toxin-antitoxin system HicB family antitoxin encodes MASTTRDNGNGGVEFVYEEDGRVTAKDIETGVASFGDDRAEALRMLADALDAYHGKSKSVDKDELAAELGLDGDEAGSAGRPPWDE; translated from the coding sequence ATGGCCAGCACGACTCGTGACAACGGTAATGGCGGCGTTGAGTTCGTCTATGAGGAGGATGGACGAGTCACGGCAAAAGACATCGAGACGGGTGTCGCTTCTTTCGGCGACGACCGCGCAGAGGCTCTGCGGATGCTTGCAGACGCACTTGATGCTTACCACGGGAAGAGCAAGTCTGTCGACAAAGACGAACTGGCTGCAGAGTTGGGTCTCGATGGGGACGAAGCCGGGAGTGCGGGCCGTCCCCCGTGGGACGAGTAA
- a CDS encoding DUF7344 domain-containing protein, which produces MSQTHESATLDSMFDALCHPYRRRVLLELLKQDQVKTPEFIHETVDAVSLESTTPERLKVDLHHVHLPKLASKGYIDWTPETKLVQRGPNLDEITPLIKLIDSHADKLPADWP; this is translated from the coding sequence ATGTCACAAACGCACGAATCAGCGACCCTCGATTCGATGTTCGATGCCCTCTGTCATCCATACCGAAGACGTGTGTTGCTCGAACTCCTCAAGCAGGATCAAGTCAAAACACCCGAGTTCATCCACGAGACGGTGGACGCTGTCAGCCTAGAGAGCACAACTCCAGAACGGCTGAAAGTGGATCTCCACCACGTTCACCTACCAAAATTGGCTTCGAAGGGGTATATTGACTGGACTCCCGAGACGAAGCTCGTTCAACGAGGGCCGAATCTCGACGAGATCACGCCCCTCATCAAGTTGATCGATTCGCACGCCGACAAGCTACCTGCGGATTGGCCGTAG